From the Cryptomeria japonica chromosome 2, Sugi_1.0, whole genome shotgun sequence genome, one window contains:
- the LOC131063283 gene encoding patatin-like protein 2, giving the protein MAKAQEKMSTILSIDGGGVRGLIPAQALGFLEAKLQELDGAEARLADYFDLIAGTSTGGLMTAMITSPKVNKRPLFSAKEVTDFYLRRLPKIFPQPCRWNRFGPVISLFHGCKYSGQCLRQIFNEIIPNLRLNETITNVLLPAFDIKLQQPVIFSTFEAKENALKNPFLKDVCIGTSAAPTFLPPHYFTIHDQSSRSGKSFHLIDGGIAANNPTLLAINQITKMRLKENPGFTYTRPQDHGDILVLSLGTGQEDSQKINYDAKEAAQWGGLGWIQNKGRAPIIDVFMNASADMVDIYMADMFQSGFHKVFYLRIQEVNLSGDGVSIDCSRKENLENLVNIGKKLLDKPVSKVNLETGKFEEVQDKFTNKDALIRFAKMLSGERRKRSSI; this is encoded by the exons ATGGCTAAAGCACAAGAAAAGATGTCAACAATCTTGAGTATTGATGGAGGAGGAGTTAGGGGACTTATTCCTGCCCAAGCTCTTGGATTTTTAGAGGCCAAACTTCAG GAATTAGATGGTGCAGAAGCCAGATTAGCAGATTATTTTGATCTTATAGCAGGTACTAGTACTGGAGGACTGATGACTGCTATGATAACATCTCCAAAAGTTAACAAACGTCCCCTCTTTTCTGCCAAAGAAGTAACTGATTTCTACTTAAGGAGACTTCCAAAAATTTTCCCCCAACCCTG CCGTTGGAATAGGTTTGGACCAGTCATAAGTCTATTCCATGGGTGCAAATACTCAGGGCAGTGCCTCAGGCAGATCTTCAATGAGATAATTCCTAATCTACGTCTAAACGAGACAATCACCAATGTGTTATTACCCGCTTTTGATATAAAGCTGCAGCAGCCAGTCATTTTTTCTACTTTTGAG GCAAAGGAAAATGCTCTCAAGAATCCATTTTTAAAAGATGTATGCATTGGTACATCTGCAGCTCCTACTTTCCTCCCACCTCACTACTTTACAATACATGATCAATCCTCTAGAAGTGGTAAAAGTTTTCACTTGATAGATGGAGGAATTGCTGCTAACAATCCT ACTTTGTTAGCGATAAATCAAATTACAAAAATGCGTCTGAAGGAGAATCCGGGATTCACATATACTAGACCTCAG GATCATGGAGACATATTGGTGCTTTCACTTGGAACTGGCCAAGAAGATTCACAAAAAATAAACTATGATGCCAAAGAGGCTGCTCAATGGGGTGGTTTGGGATGGATTCAGAATAAGGGTAGAGCCCCAATCATAGATGTCTTCATGAATGCCAGTGCAGATATGGTGGACATATACATGGCTGATATGTTCCAGTCTGGTTTTCACAAAGTTTTCTATCTCAGAATTCAG GAAGTAAACTTAAGTGGAGATGGAGTGAGTATAGATTGTTCACGCAAAGAAAACCTTGAGAATCTTGTAAATATTGGGAAGAAGTTATTGGATAAGCCTGTGAGCAAAGTGAATTTAGAAACTGGCAAGTTTGAAGAAGTTCAAGATAAGTTTACCAACAAGGATGCGTTGATCAG ATTTGCCAAAATGTTATCGGGAGAGAGGAGAAAAAGATCATCCATATAA